In Plutella xylostella chromosome 4, ilPluXylo3.1, whole genome shotgun sequence, a genomic segment contains:
- the LOC105380168 gene encoding histone H3.v1 isoform X2, whose amino-acid sequence MANDNKEEEVKELKVQNNELVQKVQFWKMKAAQQENDKLELMKENNELRLKLSRMRSGGAAQARALDAALQSASEEALSHLVQASSAVARTMELAKTYMKNRQDLELVSSRWSTLSNTPVKDKVDKVHKVPPTMMGGRTTQPFVSLNRVPLSNNSTPASRSPNQNQNVTERVLPMPMHILQDVYIPLRRIDTSELNNYDGTNDNAEENEIDELLVEENAELNDESQNMDEDDFEMSRQLEVLHEDTEEIEEESEPTLVSENPLEGPSWLLDNVSTPRPSPVLMKSRGSRTRVTLEADSTTEPDESVTYTPPAARAAPPPRATPPPPRAATPPPAEPPSPPQLENIPPPQLECRAFTPTVRRRKRTSSPPRSPEPDPEPGSASQTLSSSRESQRVLKVLVPKMSVSGDEREECPSKRRAEAPSYCGATDDAVRVLEQRGSSPLIQEGESSNLSSGSRDSDGDAPRARRSRKQVTYKEKPLNRKLRR is encoded by the exons ATGGCGAATGATAATAAAGAGGAAGAAGTGAAAGAACTGAAAGTGCAAAACAATGAATTGGTACAGAAAGTGCAGTTTTGGAAGATGAAAGCCGCTCAACAGGAGAACGATAAACTTGAACTGATGAAAGAAAACAATGAGCTCAGGCTGAAACTTAGC AGAATGCGCAGCGGTGGCGCAGCGCAGGCCCGCGCGCTGGACGCGGCGCTGCAGTCCGCCAGCGAGGAGGCGCTGTCCCACCTTGTGCAGGCGTCCAGCGCTGTCGCCCGCACTATGGAACTTGCCAAGACTTACATGAAGAACCGACAAGACCTGGAGCTTGTGTCGTCACGGTGGAGCACCCTCAGCAACACCCCTGTGAAGGATAAAGTGGATAAGGTGCATAAAGTACCTCCAACAATGATGGGAGGTCGCACCACACAGCCATTTGTGTCTTTAAATAGAGTACCGTTAAGCAATAACTCAA CGCCAGCCTCCAGGAGCCCGAATCAGAACCAAAATGTGACAGAGAGGGTGCTGCCCATGCCCATGCACATACTACAAG ATGTCTACATTCCCCTGAGACGGATAGACACTTCGGAATTGAACAACTATGATGGAACTAATGACAATGCAGAGGAGAATGAAATAGATGAATTATTAGTGGAAG AAAATGCTGAATTGAATGATGAATCTCAAAATATGGATGAAGATGACTTTGAAATGAG tCGACAACTAGAGGTACTGCACGAGGACACAGAGGAGATTGAAGAGGAGAGTGAACCAACGCTGGT AAGTGAGAATCCGTTGGAGGGCCCGAGCTGGCTTCTCGACAACGTGTCCACGCCGCGACCGTCGCCAGTTCTCATGAAG AGTCGAGGCAGCCGCACCCGAGTCACTTTGGAAGCAGATTCTACAACAGAACCCGACGAGTCAGTCACCTACACTccccccgccgcccgcgccgcccccccgccccgcgctacgcccccgcccccgcgcgccgccacccCGCCGCCGGCCGAGCCGCCCTCGCCGCCACAG CTGGAGAACATCCCGCCTCCCCAGCTCGAGTGTCGCGCGTTCACTCCCACAGTGCGCCGCCGCAAGCGCACCTCGTCGCCGCCGCGGTCGCCGGAGCCAGACCCCGAGCCCGGTAGTGCCAGTCAGACACTCAG CTCCTCACGCGAAAGCCAGCGCGTGCTCAAAGTCCTAGTCCCGAAGATGTCCGTATCCGGGGACGAGCGCGAGGAGTGTCCGTCGAAGCGGCGGGCGGAGGCGCCGAGCTACTGCGGCGCCACCGACGACGCCGTGCGAGTGCT AGAGCAGCGCGGTTCCTCCCCCCTCATCCAAGAAGGGGAGTCGTCCAACCTTAGCTCCGGCAGCCGCGACAGCGACGGCGACGCGCCTCGAGCCCGCCGCAGCAGGAAGCAAGTCACGTATAAGGAGAAACCACTTAATAG GAAATTGAGAAGATGA
- the LOC105380168 gene encoding histone H3.v1 isoform X1: protein MANDNKEEEVKELKVQNNELVQKVQFWKMKAAQQENDKLELMKENNELRLKLSRMRSGGAAQARALDAALQSASEEALSHLVQASSAVARTMELAKTYMKNRQDLELVSSRWSTLSNTPVKDKVDKVHKVPPTMMGGRTTQPFVSLNRVPLSNNSTPASRSPNQNQNVTERVLPMPMHILQDVYIPLRRIDTSELNNYDGTNDNAEENEIDELLVEENAELNDESQNMDEDDFEMSRQLEVLHEDTEEIEEESEPTLVNRSENPLEGPSWLLDNVSTPRPSPVLMKSRGSRTRVTLEADSTTEPDESVTYTPPAARAAPPPRATPPPPRAATPPPAEPPSPPQLENIPPPQLECRAFTPTVRRRKRTSSPPRSPEPDPEPGSASQTLSSSRESQRVLKVLVPKMSVSGDEREECPSKRRAEAPSYCGATDDAVRVLEQRGSSPLIQEGESSNLSSGSRDSDGDAPRARRSRKQVTYKEKPLNRKLRR from the exons ATGGCGAATGATAATAAAGAGGAAGAAGTGAAAGAACTGAAAGTGCAAAACAATGAATTGGTACAGAAAGTGCAGTTTTGGAAGATGAAAGCCGCTCAACAGGAGAACGATAAACTTGAACTGATGAAAGAAAACAATGAGCTCAGGCTGAAACTTAGC AGAATGCGCAGCGGTGGCGCAGCGCAGGCCCGCGCGCTGGACGCGGCGCTGCAGTCCGCCAGCGAGGAGGCGCTGTCCCACCTTGTGCAGGCGTCCAGCGCTGTCGCCCGCACTATGGAACTTGCCAAGACTTACATGAAGAACCGACAAGACCTGGAGCTTGTGTCGTCACGGTGGAGCACCCTCAGCAACACCCCTGTGAAGGATAAAGTGGATAAGGTGCATAAAGTACCTCCAACAATGATGGGAGGTCGCACCACACAGCCATTTGTGTCTTTAAATAGAGTACCGTTAAGCAATAACTCAA CGCCAGCCTCCAGGAGCCCGAATCAGAACCAAAATGTGACAGAGAGGGTGCTGCCCATGCCCATGCACATACTACAAG ATGTCTACATTCCCCTGAGACGGATAGACACTTCGGAATTGAACAACTATGATGGAACTAATGACAATGCAGAGGAGAATGAAATAGATGAATTATTAGTGGAAG AAAATGCTGAATTGAATGATGAATCTCAAAATATGGATGAAGATGACTTTGAAATGAG tCGACAACTAGAGGTACTGCACGAGGACACAGAGGAGATTGAAGAGGAGAGTGAACCAACGCTGGT AAACAGAAGTGAGAATCCGTTGGAGGGCCCGAGCTGGCTTCTCGACAACGTGTCCACGCCGCGACCGTCGCCAGTTCTCATGAAG AGTCGAGGCAGCCGCACCCGAGTCACTTTGGAAGCAGATTCTACAACAGAACCCGACGAGTCAGTCACCTACACTccccccgccgcccgcgccgcccccccgccccgcgctacgcccccgcccccgcgcgccgccacccCGCCGCCGGCCGAGCCGCCCTCGCCGCCACAG CTGGAGAACATCCCGCCTCCCCAGCTCGAGTGTCGCGCGTTCACTCCCACAGTGCGCCGCCGCAAGCGCACCTCGTCGCCGCCGCGGTCGCCGGAGCCAGACCCCGAGCCCGGTAGTGCCAGTCAGACACTCAG CTCCTCACGCGAAAGCCAGCGCGTGCTCAAAGTCCTAGTCCCGAAGATGTCCGTATCCGGGGACGAGCGCGAGGAGTGTCCGTCGAAGCGGCGGGCGGAGGCGCCGAGCTACTGCGGCGCCACCGACGACGCCGTGCGAGTGCT AGAGCAGCGCGGTTCCTCCCCCCTCATCCAAGAAGGGGAGTCGTCCAACCTTAGCTCCGGCAGCCGCGACAGCGACGGCGACGCGCCTCGAGCCCGCCGCAGCAGGAAGCAAGTCACGTATAAGGAGAAACCACTTAATAG GAAATTGAGAAGATGA
- the LOC119694431 gene encoding H/ACA ribonucleoprotein complex subunit 1 has protein sequence MSFRGRGGGGGRGGGGFGGRGGGGGRGRGGFGGGRGRGGGGGGFRHQDQGPPESVTQLGHYGWTVQDDLVCKVDIEDVPYFNAPIFLENKEQIGKIDEIFGNLRDYYVSVKLSENIKAKSFKDGQQFFIDPAKLLPLKRFLPQPPGAKRGGGRGRGGRGGGGGGFGRGGGGGFGGRGGGGGFGGRGGGGRGGGGFGGRGGGGGFGRGGGGGGFGRGGGGGFGRGGGGGFRGGRGGR, from the coding sequence ATGTCGTTCCGCGGAAGAGGAGGCGGTGGTGGACGTGGAGGTGGTGGATTTGGgggtcgcggcggcggcggaggccgAGGCCGTGGTGGTTTCGGcggcgggcgggggcgcggcggcggcggcggcgggttcCGGCATCAGGACCAGGGGCCCCCGGAGAGCGTGACGCAGCTCGGACACTACGGCTGGACGGTGCAGGACGACCTCGTCTGCAAGGTCGACATCGAGGACGTGCCCTACTTCAACGCGCCCATATTCCTGGAGAACAAGGAGCAGATCGGCAAGATTGACGAGATCTTCGGCAACCTGCGCGACTACTACGTGTCGGTGAAGCTGAGTGAGAACATCAAGGCGAAGAGCTTCAAAGATGGCCAGCAGTTCTTCATTGACCCCGCGAAGTTGTTGCCCTTGAAGAGATTTCTGCCTCAGCCGCCTGGTGCTAAGCGTGGCGGCGGCAGGggccggggcgggcggggTGGCGGCGGTGGTGGCTTCGGTCGCGGCGGTGGAGGTGGTTTTGGTGGTCGCGGGGGCGGCGGTGGTTTCggtgggcgcggcggcggcgggcgcgggggaggAGGGTTCGGCGGCCGGGGCGGTGGCGGTGGCttcggccgaggaggcggcgGTGGAGGCTTTGGCCGCGGTGGAGGCGGCGGGTTCGGTCGCGGGGGCGGTGGTGGCTTCaggggcggccgcggcggccgATAG
- the LOC105380128 gene encoding ER membrane protein complex subunit 5: MASFHKIIVIVGFISLFHSAFSAAQHRSYLRITSQEFTSLPLDIMVQAVISLFAVMWGVLNVAGNLREIQAAAELNATKWDTQLNFPSFYIFNHRGRALAQNYVRSAGKSELENSE, from the exons ATGGCATCATTCCACAAAATCATTGTTATTGTAGGATTTATATCTCTGTTCCATTCAGCGTTTTCAGCAGCCCAAC ATCGATCTTACCTAAGAATCACCTCACAAGAGTTCACGAGTTTGCCGTTGGAT ATCATGGTACAAGCAGTAATAAGCTTATTCGCCGTGATGTGGGGTGTCCTCAACGTGGCGGGAAATCTCCGGGAAATCCAAGCTGCAGCTGAGTTGAATGCTACAAAATGGGACACTCAACTGAATTTCCCCTCATTCTACATATTCAACCACCGAGGCCGTGCTTTAGCACAGAACTATGTTCGAAGTGCTGGGAAATCAGAACTAGAAAATTCAGAATAg